From one Lolium rigidum isolate FL_2022 chromosome 4, APGP_CSIRO_Lrig_0.1, whole genome shotgun sequence genomic stretch:
- the LOC124706204 gene encoding non-specific lipid transfer protein GPI-anchored 2-like, with amino-acid sequence MDAACLNSLLNMSDCLPYVQAGSATARPDAACCPELAGMVGSNPLCLCELLSGAADSYGIAVDYSRALALPGVCRVETPPVSTCAAFGYNVRGLAPSPAPMSGSPAPGPSGDSPQFPGTAPFPSPPAPRSHADRRSVAASTHALVAAFATGMMMF; translated from the exons ATGGACGCGGCGTGCCTCAACTCGCTGCTCAACATGTCCGACTGCCTGCCGTACGTGCAGGCGGGCAGCGCGACGGCGCGCCCGGACGCGGCGTGCTGCCCGGAGCTGGCCGGGATGGTGGGCTCCAACCCGCTCTGCCTCTGCGAGCTCCTCTCCGGCGCCGCCGACTCCTACGGCATCGCCGTCGACTACTCCCGCGCGCTCGCGCTCCCCGGCGTCTGCCGCGTCGAAACCCCGCCCGTCAGCACATGTGCCG CATTCGGGTACAATGTGCGCGGCCTTGCCCCGTCCCCGGCGCCCATGTCCGGGTCTCCGGCGCCCGGCCCCTCCGGCGACAGCCCGCAGTTCCCCG GTACTGCGCCGTtcccctcgccgccggcgccgcgcagCCACGCCGACCGCCGCTCCGTCGCCGCCAGCACccacgccctcgtcgccgccttcGCCACCGGGATGATGATGTTCTAG